A portion of the Deinococcus peraridilitoris DSM 19664 genome contains these proteins:
- the mltG gene encoding endolytic transglycosylase MltG, giving the protein MKLLGRLVLVFFALLLLAGGAVGFYVHNLTRPAGGANTTLEVKPGASLARVAAELQQRGIVKSADALRAIMRFRGSAANLRDGLYDFTGDMSAFEVADTLARPGRPRIVTVTIPEGKRLKDLPGIIEKAGLGSAQALRTALNDVKASPYARKSLEGFLYPATYPFRPEASPQEIVRALTERMNREFTPERIEKATKLGLDVYGWVTLASMVQAEAGHSGEMALIAGVFLNRLELRMTLGSDPTVAYGLGKDLPQLNRYEGDFTRDTPYNTYTRAGLPQGPINNPGQEALLAVLNPQRSVNGKDALYFLHGKKGEFRVNATYAAHLRDIAQYR; this is encoded by the coding sequence ATGAAGCTGCTGGGCCGCCTTGTGCTGGTGTTTTTTGCGCTGCTGCTGCTGGCGGGCGGCGCCGTGGGCTTCTACGTGCATAATCTGACCCGCCCGGCGGGAGGCGCGAACACCACCCTGGAAGTCAAACCCGGCGCCAGCCTCGCGCGGGTCGCAGCCGAGTTGCAGCAGCGCGGCATCGTCAAGTCGGCAGACGCCCTGCGCGCCATCATGCGCTTTCGTGGCAGCGCCGCGAACTTGCGCGATGGGCTGTACGACTTTACAGGGGACATGAGCGCCTTCGAGGTGGCCGACACCCTCGCCCGGCCTGGTCGGCCCCGCATCGTGACCGTCACGATTCCCGAAGGCAAACGCCTGAAAGACCTGCCAGGCATCATCGAAAAAGCAGGACTTGGCAGCGCCCAAGCGCTGCGCACGGCACTGAACGACGTCAAGGCAAGCCCGTACGCCCGGAAGTCGCTGGAGGGCTTCCTGTATCCCGCGACTTACCCCTTCCGACCCGAAGCGAGCCCACAGGAAATCGTCCGGGCCCTGACTGAACGCATGAACCGCGAATTCACGCCCGAACGCATCGAGAAAGCCACAAAGCTGGGTCTGGACGTGTACGGCTGGGTGACGCTGGCCAGCATGGTGCAGGCCGAGGCCGGCCACTCCGGAGAGATGGCCCTGATTGCCGGCGTGTTTCTCAACCGGCTGGAGTTGCGCATGACCCTGGGATCCGACCCGACCGTGGCGTACGGCCTCGGCAAGGACTTGCCGCAGCTCAACCGCTATGAGGGCGACTTCACCCGCGATACGCCCTACAACACCTACACTCGTGCCGGTTTGCCTCAGGGCCCTATCAACAATCCCGGTCAGGAAGCGCTGCTCGCCGTCCTGAATCCCCAGCGCAGCGTGAACGGCAAAGACGCGCTGTACTTCCTGCACGGCAAAAAAGGCGAATTCCGCGTCAATGCCACGTACGCGGCCCACCTGCGCGATATCGCCCAGTACCGCTGA
- a CDS encoding 5-formyltetrahydrofolate cyclo-ligase, translating into MQAAPTKASLRVWAKARRAGLPDVSPLLTAHLAAWLRSRNIRRVLAYRAFGGEPSVDALASGFELFTTRARWRPAPHLTLHPWASATQRGKLGILEPPPHAPQVPHQDIEAVLVPGLAFDVYGVRLGYGGGFYDRLLPALRVPLIGVTGSALLLPELPGETHDVRMHFIATEQGVQPARDKSSAGMP; encoded by the coding sequence ATGCAGGCCGCCCCGACCAAAGCCTCCCTGCGCGTCTGGGCCAAGGCACGACGCGCCGGGCTTCCCGATGTCTCTCCCCTCCTGACCGCCCACCTGGCGGCGTGGCTGCGGTCGCGCAACATCCGTCGGGTTCTGGCTTACCGGGCTTTTGGCGGTGAACCCAGCGTGGACGCGCTGGCCTCAGGGTTCGAACTGTTTACCACCCGCGCCCGGTGGCGCCCCGCACCGCACCTCACCCTGCATCCCTGGGCAAGTGCCACGCAGCGGGGCAAGCTCGGTATTCTGGAGCCCCCGCCACACGCGCCACAGGTACCGCACCAGGACATCGAAGCGGTGCTGGTGCCCGGCCTGGCGTTCGATGTGTACGGAGTGCGCCTGGGGTACGGCGGTGGATTTTATGACCGCCTGCTGCCAGCGCTCCGCGTGCCCCTGATCGGCGTGACCGGCTCGGCCTTGCTGCTGCCCGAACTTCCAGGCGAGACGCATGACGTGCGCATGCACTTCATTGCCACCGAACAGGGCGTGCAGCCTGCACGCGATAAAAGTAGCGCCGGAATGCCTTGA
- a CDS encoding Fur family transcriptional regulator — protein sequence MRSGQLRFYALCYPEDVKITRHTRQRQAVLDVLRQTRTHPDAAWIFQEVRTVVPNVSLGTVYRALDALAREGVITTIERAGERARYDYKHTDHHHVVCRSCGAIFDVDCAAPPPLTSAQLPAGFRLTEVVLEFHGVCASCHEDAQN from the coding sequence ATGAGAAGCGGTCAGCTTCGCTTTTACGCCCTTTGCTATCCTGAGGACGTGAAAATCACGCGTCACACCCGGCAGCGCCAGGCGGTGCTCGATGTGTTGCGCCAGACCCGCACCCATCCGGACGCCGCCTGGATTTTTCAGGAAGTTCGCACGGTGGTGCCCAACGTCAGCCTTGGCACCGTCTACCGCGCTTTGGACGCCCTGGCGCGCGAAGGGGTCATTACCACCATCGAACGGGCCGGTGAGCGGGCCCGTTATGACTACAAGCACACCGACCATCACCATGTGGTCTGCCGGTCATGCGGCGCGATTTTCGACGTGGACTGTGCCGCGCCTCCTCCGCTGACGAGCGCTCAGCTTCCTGCCGGATTTCGCCTGACCGAGGTGGTGCTGGAGTTTCATGGGGTGTGCGCGAGCTGCCACGAGGACGCGCAGAACTGA
- a CDS encoding SDR family oxidoreductase, producing MKVLFIGGTGIISSACTELALSRGIELYLLHRGQTSLRPVPEGARVLQGDIRDPESARAALGEHTFDAVVNWVAFTPEHVETDLALFEGRTGQYVFISSASAYQTPPVHLPVTESTPLINPFWQYSRNKIACEERLMRAYREQNFPITIVRPSHTYDQTLLPMDGGYTVVRRMRQGKKVIVHGDGTSLWVLTHHRDFALGFVGLLGNPHALGDTFHITSDELLTWNQIFETVARAAGTTVQIVHVPSARIAAADPEWGAGLLGDKAHSMIFDNTKIKRVVPEYRAVIPFARGAEEIMAWYDADPARQKHDERLDRLMDDLIAES from the coding sequence ATGAAGGTCTTGTTCATCGGTGGTACCGGCATCATCAGCTCGGCCTGCACAGAACTGGCCCTTTCACGCGGAATCGAGCTGTATTTGCTCCATCGTGGCCAGACTTCGCTGAGGCCCGTCCCAGAAGGGGCGCGGGTGCTGCAAGGCGATATTCGTGATCCCGAGTCGGCCCGCGCCGCGCTGGGTGAGCACACTTTTGACGCGGTGGTGAACTGGGTCGCCTTCACACCCGAGCACGTCGAGACCGATCTGGCGCTTTTCGAGGGGCGCACGGGGCAGTACGTGTTCATCAGCTCCGCTTCGGCGTATCAGACGCCGCCCGTGCATCTGCCCGTGACGGAATCGACTCCGCTGATCAATCCTTTCTGGCAGTACTCGCGCAACAAGATCGCCTGCGAGGAACGCCTGATGCGTGCTTACCGCGAACAGAATTTTCCGATCACCATCGTGCGGCCCTCGCACACCTACGACCAGACGCTCCTGCCGATGGATGGCGGTTATACGGTCGTGCGGCGCATGCGGCAGGGCAAGAAGGTCATCGTGCACGGCGACGGCACCTCACTGTGGGTGCTCACGCACCACCGGGATTTTGCGCTCGGATTCGTGGGGCTGCTCGGCAATCCGCACGCCCTTGGAGATACCTTTCACATCACCTCCGACGAGCTGCTGACCTGGAACCAGATTTTCGAGACGGTCGCCCGGGCAGCGGGCACGACCGTGCAGATCGTGCACGTGCCCTCCGCCCGTATCGCCGCCGCCGACCCCGAGTGGGGTGCGGGTCTGCTGGGCGACAAGGCGCACAGCATGATCTTCGACAACACCAAGATCAAGCGGGTGGTGCCGGAATACCGGGCGGTCATTCCCTTCGCGCGTGGCGCCGAGGAAATCATGGCCTGGTACGACGCCGACCCGGCGCGCCAGAAACACGACGAGCGCCTCGACCGCCTGATGGACGACCTGATCGCCGAAAGCTGA
- a CDS encoding lysophospholipid acyltransferase family protein, whose translation MTRPKKATQGQAASNTKRINPVMYELVQLATGIPILLGGGLNVEGREHIPRQGRVVIAGSHTLSLDPFAISHAMPRGRRIQYMAKKELFDNPFLGFVIGTGGSFPVDRTGNDVGAIRTALRILQAEGALGIFPQGTRGGTALQGGAALIALKGKAPIVPASVRYDRAKRRWFVRFGPPIAPEGKVAELTEKIREALRTLE comes from the coding sequence ATGACCAGACCCAAAAAGGCCACCCAAGGACAGGCGGCGTCCAACACCAAGCGGATCAATCCGGTCATGTACGAACTGGTGCAGCTGGCCACCGGCATTCCGATCCTGCTGGGCGGAGGCCTCAACGTCGAAGGCCGCGAACATATTCCCCGGCAGGGCCGGGTGGTCATCGCCGGGAGTCACACCCTGTCGCTCGACCCGTTCGCCATTTCGCACGCCATGCCTCGTGGTCGGCGTATTCAGTACATGGCCAAAAAAGAGCTGTTCGACAACCCCTTTCTGGGCTTCGTGATCGGCACCGGTGGCAGCTTTCCAGTCGACCGCACCGGCAACGATGTCGGCGCCATTCGCACGGCCCTGCGCATCCTGCAGGCCGAAGGGGCGCTGGGAATCTTTCCGCAGGGCACGCGGGGTGGCACGGCTTTGCAGGGAGGCGCGGCCCTGATCGCCCTCAAGGGCAAGGCGCCCATCGTGCCGGCCAGCGTGCGCTATGACCGCGCCAAACGGCGCTGGTTCGTGCGCTTCGGACCGCCCATCGCGCCGGAAGGCAAAGTGGCCGAGCTGACCGAGAAGATCAGGGAAGCGTTGCGGACACTGGAATGA
- the cmk gene encoding (d)CMP kinase yields MIVTIDGVAASGKSSVAARVAQQLNLPFVSSGLLYRAVARLALKHDVPTQDQEALLRLLDSHALELRPYAQGNEVWCEGEDLTHELHTAEVDAAVSRVAQHSQLRAWVNEQLRALPEPFVVEGRDMGTAVFPQASVKFYLTASARVRAERRAGERTGDVDAVEAALRERDRHDAAQSRPAPDALLLDTSNLSLDEVVSCILKAVPA; encoded by the coding sequence GTGATCGTGACGATTGACGGCGTGGCCGCCAGCGGAAAATCCAGCGTGGCTGCCCGCGTCGCCCAGCAACTGAATCTGCCGTTCGTGAGCAGCGGCCTGCTCTACCGCGCCGTGGCGCGGCTGGCCCTCAAGCACGACGTACCGACGCAGGACCAGGAGGCGCTGCTGCGGCTGCTCGACTCGCATGCCCTGGAGCTGCGTCCGTACGCTCAGGGCAACGAGGTGTGGTGCGAAGGAGAAGACCTCACGCACGAACTGCACACTGCCGAAGTCGACGCGGCCGTTTCGCGCGTCGCCCAGCACTCCCAATTGAGGGCCTGGGTGAATGAGCAGTTGCGGGCGCTGCCTGAACCCTTCGTGGTTGAAGGGCGTGACATGGGCACGGCAGTCTTTCCGCAGGCAAGTGTCAAGTTCTACCTCACCGCCTCGGCGCGCGTACGGGCCGAGCGGCGTGCCGGGGAGCGCACCGGGGACGTCGACGCCGTAGAAGCCGCGCTGCGCGAGCGCGACCGTCACGACGCCGCGCAGTCACGTCCGGCGCCGGACGCGCTGCTGCTCGATACCAGCAACCTGAGCCTCGACGAAGTCGTTTCGTGCATTCTGAAAGCGGTACCTGCATGA
- a CDS encoding peptidylprolyl isomerase, giving the protein MRKFLLIALLPALLLGCKDRDTTGATGTTESSTESTSAPAEGNQDTGTATASDSAEGAASAQGANSQASAPASSATPPAAGVPQGYTRVPDLSEQPKRDFKEEPDFQLEEGQDYAAVVNTNRGQMVIDLHEDVPTTVNSFVWLARHKFYDGLAFHRVIEGFVVQGGDPNTLKNERNAWGTGGPGYSIPLEIRRKYNFDEKGVLGMARSQDPNSGGSQFYITLAPAPNLDGQYTVFGKVVQGLDVLDQIKKYEAPAEGEVDRMQSVYIVTKNK; this is encoded by the coding sequence GTGAGAAAATTTCTGTTGATCGCCTTGTTGCCCGCGCTGTTGCTCGGCTGCAAGGACCGCGACACGACGGGCGCCACCGGCACCACGGAAAGCAGCACCGAGAGCACCTCGGCACCGGCAGAGGGCAACCAGGACACCGGAACGGCAACAGCCTCCGACAGCGCAGAGGGCGCTGCTTCCGCCCAGGGCGCGAATTCACAGGCGTCCGCTCCGGCCAGCAGCGCGACTCCCCCGGCAGCCGGGGTGCCCCAGGGATACACGCGCGTTCCCGACCTCAGCGAGCAGCCGAAGCGTGATTTCAAGGAAGAACCTGACTTTCAGCTCGAAGAAGGACAGGACTACGCGGCAGTCGTGAACACCAACCGTGGCCAGATGGTCATCGACCTGCACGAGGACGTGCCGACCACCGTCAATTCCTTTGTGTGGCTGGCGCGTCATAAGTTTTACGACGGCCTGGCCTTTCACCGGGTGATCGAGGGCTTCGTGGTGCAGGGTGGCGACCCCAACACGCTCAAGAACGAGCGCAATGCCTGGGGGACGGGCGGACCGGGTTACAGCATTCCGCTGGAAATCCGGCGCAAGTACAACTTCGACGAGAAAGGTGTGCTGGGCATGGCCCGCTCGCAGGACCCCAACTCGGGCGGCAGCCAGTTCTACATCACCCTGGCGCCCGCTCCGAACCTCGACGGGCAGTACACGGTGTTCGGCAAGGTCGTGCAGGGCCTGGACGTGCTCGACCAGATCAAGAAGTACGAGGCGCCCGCCGAAGGTGAAGTCGACCGGATGCAGAGCGTCTACATCGTCACCAAAAACAAGTAA
- a CDS encoding peptidylprolyl isomerase, with protein MSDYTIPEGYQLTPFLSEERQTRFASAPELGQGIQPGKAYLAIFETNKGRLVMELTPDQTPVTVNSFVYLIRHHYYDGIVFHRVIHDFMAQTGDPTGTGTGGPGYRFEDEFTRELRHDQKGVLSMANAGPRTNGSQLFITFGPTPHLDGRHTVFGRVIEGLDILDKLTRIQPGYPGTPDRIERAYVVEKNS; from the coding sequence ATGAGCGACTACACCATTCCCGAAGGTTATCAACTGACGCCCTTTCTGAGCGAAGAACGCCAGACGCGTTTCGCCAGCGCGCCTGAACTCGGTCAGGGTATCCAGCCCGGCAAGGCCTACCTCGCAATTTTCGAAACGAACAAGGGCCGGCTGGTGATGGAGCTCACCCCAGACCAGACGCCGGTCACCGTGAACAGCTTCGTTTACCTGATTCGTCATCATTACTACGACGGCATCGTCTTTCACCGGGTCATTCATGACTTCATGGCACAGACGGGCGACCCGACCGGCACTGGCACGGGCGGTCCCGGCTACCGTTTCGAGGACGAGTTCACCCGCGAGCTGCGCCACGACCAGAAGGGCGTGCTCAGCATGGCCAACGCCGGTCCGCGGACCAACGGCTCGCAGCTGTTCATTACCTTCGGCCCGACTCCACACCTCGACGGTCGTCATACGGTGTTCGGCCGCGTCATCGAGGGTCTGGACATTCTCGACAAGCTCACGCGTATTCAGCCGGGCTACCCTGGCACTCCTGACCGAATCGAACGCGCCTACGTGGTTGAAAAGAACAGCTGA
- a CDS encoding RuvX/YqgF family protein, with protein sequence MTDSTPQKLLALDVSKNRIGFAVNVGNLAFGRGSLERKKHARDINAVLARMRAEGAEALVLGLPLRTDGQPSPVAQRVRSFGYDLVKAGVRVYYQDERFTTRRARELGAQDLDEAAAVQILELFLQRGG encoded by the coding sequence GTGACCGATTCCACGCCGCAAAAGCTGCTGGCCCTCGATGTCAGCAAAAATCGCATCGGCTTTGCGGTGAACGTCGGGAACCTGGCCTTCGGACGTGGCTCGCTGGAGCGCAAGAAGCACGCCCGCGATATCAACGCGGTGCTGGCCCGCATGCGGGCCGAGGGAGCCGAGGCACTCGTACTGGGCTTGCCGCTGCGCACGGACGGGCAGCCTTCACCGGTCGCGCAGCGCGTGCGTTCGTTCGGTTACGATCTGGTCAAGGCGGGCGTGCGCGTGTACTACCAGGACGAGCGCTTCACGACACGACGTGCACGCGAGCTGGGCGCGCAGGACCTCGATGAGGCGGCCGCCGTGCAGATTCTGGAGCTGTTTTTGCAGCGCGGCGGATAA
- a CDS encoding AP superfamily protein, whose product MPLRSLPFGPWRVSGLIWLALDGVGHPLDAPDHSPWNTALPTLRPLIDAGQALDAHLHTEGLPQSATGQTSWLTGENAARVMKGHYGPRPGPTLRAMLERSLPVRLTRAGGRTELLNFYPSAYFERTRPPTRNPYGCFPWSVLQAGRTLNPAGFPLVAPTLGLTFEAPHAPTTGLDHLRTLGEALGHAALQADLLILDLWFSDFLGHAGGPGERSELHAAARAYLTRLDALLEGLSQTGARLVVTSDHGNFENLGIKTHTHARVPFAGAGVELPAADGITEGAQAIAGLLGL is encoded by the coding sequence GTGCCCCTTCGTTCTTTGCCGTTCGGTCCCTGGCGCGTGAGCGGCCTGATCTGGCTGGCCCTCGATGGAGTCGGGCATCCCCTGGACGCCCCCGACCACAGCCCCTGGAACACCGCGCTACCGACGTTGCGACCCCTGATCGACGCCGGGCAGGCTTTGGACGCGCACCTGCACACCGAGGGCCTGCCACAGTCCGCCACCGGGCAGACGAGCTGGCTTACCGGTGAAAACGCCGCCCGGGTCATGAAGGGCCATTACGGTCCCCGTCCTGGCCCGACCCTGCGCGCCATGCTGGAGCGCAGCCTGCCCGTCCGTCTGACGCGGGCGGGCGGGCGGACCGAACTGCTTAATTTTTATCCTTCCGCGTACTTCGAGCGGACCCGCCCCCCCACGCGCAACCCGTACGGATGTTTTCCGTGGAGCGTGCTGCAGGCCGGTCGGACGCTCAATCCGGCCGGGTTTCCGCTCGTTGCGCCGACCCTGGGATTAACCTTCGAAGCACCGCACGCGCCGACGACCGGCCTCGACCACCTCCGTACGCTCGGCGAAGCGCTCGGCCACGCGGCACTGCAGGCCGACCTGCTGATTCTCGACTTGTGGTTTTCGGACTTTCTGGGCCACGCCGGCGGGCCGGGCGAGCGATCCGAACTGCACGCGGCCGCCCGCGCCTACCTGACGCGCCTGGACGCGTTGCTCGAAGGCCTGTCGCAGACCGGAGCACGGCTGGTCGTCACGTCTGACCACGGCAACTTCGAGAATCTGGGCATCAAGACCCATACCCACGCCCGCGTGCCGTTTGCCGGTGCGGGCGTGGAGCTGCCCGCCGCGGACGGCATCACCGAGGGAGCGCAGGCCATCGCCGGGCTGCTGGGGCTCTAG
- a CDS encoding long-chain fatty acid--CoA ligase, whose translation MQSTMMDVQLNMPYLLEYVNRRFPGNTVTTLLPVGVDAEGKPVPGRHQYTYRDMYRRARQLAGALRAAGLQSGDRVATIGTNTYRHLEAYFGVPSAGLVLHTVNIRLHPEQIVYIINHAQDRVLLIDNVLARLLPAILPHCPTLEKVVIMGPTPQAVPGTLDYDSWIAEQDEGAFVYPEIDERSALGMCYTSGTTGNPKGVVYSHRSTVLHSLAVSLPSGLTLSPSDTVLPVVPMFHVMAWGYPWAVPLTGANLALASVFSDGPTLAKFMQDERVTGTAGVPTIWLGLLSELQRAQAAGTPYDLSAMKALVVGGSAAPEGMIRAFDQLGLTILHAWGMTETSPFGTASHLPTHVDPRSDDGYRLRAKQGIAPFMVDLCLVDDDGKLLPHDGRSLGRLLVRGPWVSGHYYQNAEASEANTIYLDGPFGRTQWFDTGDIATIDEYGYMTIADRAKDLVKSGGEWISSVDLENALMSHPAVSMAAVIAVGHPKWDERPMAVVVKKEGAEVTPEELHAWLEPRFAKWWLPDAYEFVESIPLGSTGKFMKRELREQFKDYQLPALA comes from the coding sequence ATGCAAAGCACCATGATGGACGTGCAGCTCAACATGCCGTACCTGCTGGAGTACGTGAACCGCCGCTTTCCGGGTAACACTGTCACGACCCTGCTGCCCGTCGGTGTGGACGCTGAAGGCAAGCCCGTGCCGGGACGCCATCAGTACACCTACCGCGACATGTACCGCCGGGCGCGGCAACTCGCGGGCGCCCTCCGGGCGGCCGGTCTACAAAGCGGTGACCGGGTGGCGACCATCGGCACCAACACCTACCGCCACCTGGAAGCCTACTTCGGCGTGCCCTCGGCCGGGCTGGTGCTGCACACCGTCAACATCCGCCTGCATCCCGAGCAGATCGTCTACATCATCAACCACGCCCAGGACCGCGTGCTCTTGATTGACAACGTTCTGGCGAGATTGCTGCCGGCCATTTTGCCGCACTGTCCCACCCTGGAAAAAGTCGTGATCATGGGCCCGACTCCGCAGGCCGTGCCGGGGACCCTTGATTACGACAGCTGGATCGCCGAGCAGGACGAAGGCGCCTTCGTGTACCCCGAGATCGACGAGCGCAGCGCGCTTGGCATGTGCTACACCAGCGGCACCACCGGCAATCCCAAAGGTGTGGTGTATTCGCACCGCTCGACCGTGCTGCACAGTCTGGCGGTCAGTCTGCCCAGCGGTCTGACCCTCAGCCCCAGCGACACGGTGCTGCCGGTGGTGCCGATGTTTCACGTGATGGCCTGGGGTTACCCTTGGGCGGTGCCGCTCACGGGCGCCAACCTCGCACTGGCCAGCGTCTTCAGCGACGGCCCCACCCTCGCGAAGTTCATGCAAGACGAGCGCGTCACCGGCACGGCGGGGGTGCCGACCATCTGGCTGGGCCTGCTCAGCGAGCTGCAGCGTGCCCAGGCAGCCGGAACGCCCTACGACCTGAGCGCCATGAAGGCCCTGGTGGTGGGCGGCAGCGCGGCGCCCGAGGGCATGATCCGCGCGTTCGATCAGCTGGGCCTGACCATTCTGCACGCCTGGGGCATGACCGAAACGAGCCCGTTCGGCACCGCTTCACACCTGCCCACCCACGTCGATCCCAGAAGCGACGATGGTTACCGCCTGCGCGCCAAGCAGGGCATCGCGCCTTTCATGGTCGACTTGTGCCTCGTCGATGACGACGGCAAGCTTCTTCCGCACGATGGGCGCAGTCTGGGACGTCTGCTGGTGCGCGGTCCCTGGGTGAGCGGCCATTACTATCAGAACGCCGAAGCGAGCGAGGCCAACACCATTTACCTCGACGGACCTTTTGGCCGGACGCAGTGGTTCGACACGGGGGACATCGCCACCATCGACGAATACGGCTACATGACCATTGCCGACCGCGCCAAGGACCTGGTCAAGTCGGGCGGGGAATGGATTTCCAGCGTGGACCTCGAAAATGCCCTGATGTCCCACCCGGCCGTCTCGATGGCCGCCGTGATCGCCGTGGGCCACCCCAAGTGGGACGAGCGTCCCATGGCCGTGGTCGTCAAAAAAGAAGGCGCCGAGGTCACGCCCGAAGAGCTGCACGCCTGGCTCGAACCGCGCTTTGCCAAATGGTGGCTGCCCGACGCCTACGAGTTCGTGGAGAGCATTCCGCTGGGCTCGACCGGGAAGTTCATGAAGCGTGAACTGCGTGAGCAGTTCAAGGACTACCAGCTGCCCGCCCTGGCGTAG
- the der gene encoding ribosome biogenesis GTPase Der — MHKVAIVGRPNVGKSSLFNRLIGRREAVVADFPGVTRDVKEGVMLYENHRIVLMDTGGLWSGDEWEAPIREKAEMAMEDALAVIFVCDPREGLSAADYEVADWLRRLNLPVVLVANKIDSLKHDVYLAELWGLGFGEPLPVSAEHARGLDDLMDRVVSHLPEDDEDVSEIAPIRISLIGRPNVGKSSLLNAITGSERVIVADQPGTTRDSVDVDFDYAGQRFVLVDTAGIRKRPDSAIEEYAMMRSEAAIKRSDIIWLVVNAGELGDHELKLANLAYDSGKPVIVVVNKWDLVPDEEIKRTTRDLDIKLNHIHFAPRAYTSAINDYGIHDMLAEAMKLYAKWQSRIATADLNRMLEIWQVKQRVPNFNGKPLKMYFMTQVETAPPNFVIFCNRADFVTRAYENFLLNRIREDLDLPGIPVKLTWREKGPYKGKKSKTKEEEVQK; from the coding sequence ATGCATAAAGTCGCCATCGTCGGTCGTCCCAACGTCGGAAAATCCAGCCTGTTCAACCGCCTGATCGGACGCCGCGAAGCGGTCGTCGCCGACTTTCCCGGCGTCACCCGCGACGTCAAGGAAGGCGTGATGCTCTACGAGAACCACCGCATCGTCCTGATGGACACCGGGGGCCTGTGGAGCGGTGACGAGTGGGAAGCGCCCATTCGTGAAAAAGCCGAGATGGCCATGGAAGACGCCCTGGCGGTCATCTTCGTGTGCGATCCGCGTGAGGGCCTGTCTGCCGCCGATTACGAGGTCGCCGACTGGCTGCGCCGCCTGAACCTGCCGGTGGTGCTGGTCGCCAACAAGATCGACTCACTCAAGCACGATGTCTACCTGGCCGAACTGTGGGGCCTGGGGTTTGGTGAGCCCCTGCCCGTCAGCGCCGAGCACGCGCGCGGTCTCGATGACCTGATGGACCGTGTGGTGTCGCACCTGCCCGAGGACGACGAGGACGTCTCGGAAATCGCCCCTATCCGGATTTCCCTGATCGGGCGGCCCAATGTGGGCAAGAGCAGCCTGCTCAACGCCATCACCGGCAGCGAGCGCGTGATCGTCGCCGACCAGCCGGGCACCACCCGCGACAGCGTCGACGTGGACTTCGATTACGCCGGGCAGCGTTTCGTGCTGGTGGACACCGCTGGCATTCGCAAGCGGCCCGACAGCGCCATCGAGGAGTACGCGATGATGCGCAGCGAGGCCGCCATCAAGCGCAGCGACATCATCTGGCTGGTCGTGAACGCCGGAGAACTCGGCGACCACGAACTCAAGCTCGCCAACCTGGCGTACGACAGCGGCAAGCCGGTGATCGTGGTGGTCAACAAGTGGGACCTGGTGCCCGACGAGGAGATCAAGCGCACCACCCGCGACCTCGACATCAAGCTCAACCACATTCACTTCGCGCCGCGCGCCTATACGAGCGCCATCAACGACTATGGTATTCACGACATGCTGGCCGAGGCCATGAAGCTCTACGCCAAGTGGCAGTCGCGCATCGCCACCGCCGACCTCAACCGGATGCTCGAAATCTGGCAGGTCAAGCAGCGGGTGCCGAACTTCAACGGCAAGCCGCTCAAGATGTACTTCATGACGCAGGTCGAGACTGCGCCGCCCAACTTCGTGATCTTCTGCAACCGGGCGGATTTCGTGACGCGCGCCTACGAAAACTTCCTGCTCAACCGCATCCGCGAGGACCTTGACCTTCCCGGCATCCCCGTGAAGCTCACCTGGCGTGAAAAAGGGCCTTACAAAGGCAAAAAGAGCAAGACAAAAGAAGAAGAAGTCCAGAAGTGA
- a CDS encoding FKBP-type peptidyl-prolyl cis-trans isomerase: MKITENKVVELEYVLRVGGEIVDESEPGEPLVYLHGHSNIIPGLERALEGKQVGDSLQVTVPPEEGYGERDEENVQVLPREDFEDDVEVGASYYAQSEDGSITPLTVIEVLPEGVRVDFNPPLAGETLDFQVSVKGIRDATSEELEHGHVHGGDLDEEE; this comes from the coding sequence ATGAAAATTACAGAAAACAAAGTGGTTGAGCTGGAATACGTTTTGCGGGTCGGTGGCGAGATCGTGGACGAGAGTGAACCCGGCGAGCCGCTGGTGTACCTGCACGGGCACAGCAACATCATTCCCGGCCTGGAGCGCGCCCTGGAAGGCAAGCAGGTCGGTGATTCACTGCAGGTCACCGTGCCTCCCGAGGAAGGCTACGGCGAGCGCGACGAGGAAAACGTGCAGGTGCTGCCCCGCGAGGACTTCGAGGACGACGTCGAGGTCGGCGCGAGCTACTACGCCCAGAGTGAGGACGGCTCCATCACGCCCCTCACCGTGATCGAAGTGCTGCCCGAGGGCGTGCGCGTGGACTTCAACCCACCCCTGGCCGGAGAAACGCTGGACTTTCAGGTCAGCGTGAAGGGCATCCGCGACGCGACAAGCGAGGAACTCGAGCACGGTCACGTGCACGGCGGTGACCTCGACGAAGAAGAGTAA